One window from the genome of Desulfovibrio sp. encodes:
- a CDS encoding nucleotidyltransferase family protein, with translation MEKIRFLAARAGFLVVSWPDKPHAGTVARQAVNLSLFMTVMNIAAIVLAAGLSRRMGKNKLLLPFGNSSLLGRSLALVASLPYAERILVTTEQTLHWLEQHEELPPGFRTVINHAPEEGQAASLRLGTEASGADGYMYFTGDQPLLHRDVVLALLERASPEHIVVPRAGGRPASPVFFPARFRAELLQRRGDEGGRGVRDAHPEACLQVEMPDPRILADIDTPEQYEALLREEQPRE, from the coding sequence ATGGAAAAAATCCGTTTTCTGGCCGCCAGGGCCGGATTTTTGGTTGTCAGCTGGCCGGATAAGCCCCATGCTGGAACCGTTGCACGTCAGGCCGTTAACCTCAGCCTCTTTATGACCGTCATGAATATAGCCGCCATCGTACTTGCCGCCGGGCTGTCCCGGCGTATGGGAAAAAACAAGCTGTTACTCCCCTTTGGAAACAGCAGTCTTCTTGGCCGCAGTCTGGCCCTGGTTGCCTCCCTGCCCTATGCCGAGCGCATACTTGTCACCACGGAGCAGACCCTGCACTGGCTGGAGCAGCATGAAGAACTGCCGCCGGGCTTCAGAACAGTAATCAACCATGCCCCCGAAGAAGGGCAGGCCGCCAGTCTGCGCCTGGGAACAGAGGCATCCGGGGCGGATGGCTATATGTACTTTACCGGCGACCAGCCCCTGCTGCACAGGGATGTTGTGCTGGCCCTGCTTGAACGGGCTTCGCCGGAGCATATTGTGGTGCCCCGGGCTGGCGGTCGCCCCGCCAGCCCGGTATTTTTTCCGGCGCGTTTCCGCGCCGAGCTTCTGCAGCGGCGGGGTGACGAGGGCGGCCGGGGCGTGCGGGACGCGCACCCGGAGGCATGCCTGCAAGTGGAAATGCCCGACCCGCGCATACTGGCGGATATCGACACGCCTGAGCAGTACGAGGCCCTGCTCCGTGAGGAGCAGCCGCGTGAATGA
- the yqeC gene encoding selenium cofactor biosynthesis protein YqeC: MTPTTPAATRTDIARALGLRPGDRVCLIGSGGKSTLMSALAGCFPSLPVLLGTTTKIFAPCPQSYRAFLDQAAAEDLLCAWAGKRHAPEPGIYLACGRAISSGSGQAAPTAKPAAPSMQEMHWFREARNNAQALPPGACAKSVDEAMTAYKLLPLPHKMYENLSGHDGPFRLLLLEADGSRMLPLKGWGPQEPVVPDFTTATIGVLPVHLLGHPLDSRYVHRWPVFKELSGLREGQALRADHLAAVISGPCGLFAHARGRKILFFSQIEDAAALDQAGRVVDALPPETLANLDCIVAGSARYGRAIRMQGADTSGPPQSARTANAIQEGV, from the coding sequence ATGACGCCAACCACGCCTGCTGCAACAAGGACGGACATCGCCCGTGCCCTTGGGCTGCGGCCTGGAGACAGGGTTTGCCTCATCGGCAGCGGCGGCAAAAGCACGCTCATGAGCGCCCTGGCTGGCTGTTTTCCGTCTTTGCCCGTACTACTGGGCACAACGACCAAAATCTTCGCTCCTTGCCCGCAAAGCTACAGGGCCTTTCTGGATCAGGCCGCCGCCGAAGACCTGCTGTGCGCCTGGGCCGGAAAAAGGCATGCCCCCGAACCCGGCATCTACCTTGCCTGCGGCCGCGCCATTTCGTCCGGCAGCGGCCAGGCCGCCCCCACCGCCAAACCCGCTGCCCCTTCAATGCAGGAAATGCACTGGTTTCGCGAAGCCCGTAACAATGCCCAGGCTTTGCCGCCCGGCGCTTGCGCCAAATCTGTCGATGAGGCCATGACCGCCTACAAGTTGTTGCCGCTGCCCCACAAAATGTATGAAAACCTGAGCGGTCATGACGGCCCGTTTCGTCTGCTGCTGCTTGAGGCCGACGGCTCGCGCATGCTCCCCCTCAAAGGATGGGGCCCGCAGGAGCCTGTGGTGCCGGACTTTACCACGGCCACCATCGGAGTCCTTCCCGTCCACCTTCTGGGGCACCCCCTGGATTCCCGCTACGTACACCGCTGGCCCGTTTTCAAAGAACTTTCCGGGCTGCGTGAAGGCCAGGCCTTGCGGGCCGATCACCTTGCTGCTGTCATCAGCGGCCCTTGCGGCCTGTTTGCGCACGCCAGAGGGCGAAAAATCCTTTTTTTCAGTCAGATTGAAGACGCTGCCGCCCTGGATCAGGCCGGCCGTGTTGTTGACGCACTGCCGCCAGAGACTCTGGCCAATCTGGATTGTATTGTAGCCGGCAGCGCCCGGTATGGCCGGGCCATCCGCATGCAGGGCGCGGATACGAGCGGCCCGCCACAGAGCGCCCGCACCGCAAACGCCATTCAGGAGGGAGTATGA
- the yqeB gene encoding selenium-dependent molybdenum cofactor biosynthesis protein YqeB, producing the protein MMYNQDVIAVRGGGDLATGVVQKLWRAGFRAAVLEVPQPLAIRRNVAVSSAVLEGEFQVEDMRARLVAAPADCDRAWADGVVPVIVDPGAGSLAWLRPAVLVDAIIAKRNLGTHRNMAPLTIALGPGFSAPQDVDAIIETMRGHDLGRLVLSGSALPNTGIPGELGGKSAERVVRAPTAGVVKHVRQLGDCVTCGETLFTVGGTPVPSPLSGLLRGLIAEGMDVPQGLKCADVDPRPAENVNWQSISDKARCLGGAVLEACFYLARLRGVILAPFRQEYLQYAMTQQHLPATEAPERLPQIPLETHFAWRHRRRQAKAT; encoded by the coding sequence ATGATGTACAATCAGGATGTGATCGCGGTGCGCGGCGGCGGCGACCTGGCCACAGGCGTGGTGCAGAAGCTCTGGCGGGCCGGCTTCAGGGCGGCGGTGCTGGAAGTGCCGCAGCCCCTGGCCATTCGCAGAAACGTGGCCGTCAGTTCGGCAGTGCTGGAGGGAGAATTTCAGGTGGAGGATATGCGCGCCCGGCTGGTGGCCGCTCCTGCCGACTGCGACCGCGCCTGGGCTGACGGGGTCGTTCCCGTGATTGTCGATCCCGGAGCCGGGAGCCTTGCGTGGCTTCGGCCAGCCGTTCTGGTGGACGCCATCATTGCCAAGCGCAACCTGGGAACCCACCGAAACATGGCTCCCCTGACCATAGCCCTGGGGCCGGGCTTCAGCGCGCCGCAAGACGTGGACGCCATTATTGAAACCATGCGCGGCCATGATCTGGGGCGGCTTGTCCTCAGTGGATCGGCTCTGCCCAATACCGGCATTCCCGGCGAACTGGGGGGCAAAAGCGCTGAGCGCGTGGTGCGCGCGCCCACGGCAGGAGTCGTCAAACACGTTAGACAGCTTGGCGACTGCGTAACCTGCGGAGAAACGCTTTTCACCGTGGGTGGAACGCCCGTGCCCTCCCCGCTGAGTGGATTGCTGCGCGGACTTATCGCTGAAGGCATGGACGTGCCGCAGGGGCTCAAGTGCGCGGATGTGGATCCGCGCCCGGCGGAAAATGTGAACTGGCAAAGCATTTCCGACAAGGCACGCTGCCTGGGAGGAGCCGTTCTGGAGGCCTGCTTCTATCTGGCCCGTCTGCGCGGCGTGATTCTGGCCCCCTTTCGTCAGGAATATCTCCAGTATGCCATGACACAACAGCATCTGCCTGCAACGGAAGCGCCAGAGAGGCTCCCGCAAATACCGCTTGAAACACATTTCGCCTGGCGGCATCGCAGACGGCAGGCTAAAGCCACGTGA
- a CDS encoding RidA family protein: MNATTVISTDKAPAAIGPYSQAISTGSLIFTSGQLPLKPGSKDISDNIKDQARASLTNVRAILEAAGSSLQKVVKTTVYLTDISDFASVNEIYAEFFSTPFPARSCFAVKALPLGARVEIEVIASV, from the coding sequence ATGAATGCAACCACTGTAATCTCCACCGACAAGGCCCCCGCCGCCATCGGCCCCTATTCCCAGGCCATTTCCACTGGTTCGCTGATTTTCACATCTGGCCAGCTTCCCCTGAAACCCGGTTCCAAAGACATCTCGGACAATATCAAGGACCAGGCGCGGGCCTCGCTGACCAATGTCAGGGCCATTCTGGAAGCGGCCGGTTCTTCCCTGCAAAAGGTCGTTAAAACTACGGTTTACCTTACCGACATCAGTGATTTTGCGTCCGTCAACGAAATATATGCGGAATTTTTTTCCACGCCTTTTCCGGCCAGAAGCTGCTTTGCCGTCAAGGCCCTGCCCCTTGGGGCCAGAGTGGAAATAGAAGTCATCGCCAGCGTATAA